The genomic stretch TTGCCAAAGATCGAGACGATGAAGAAGTCGCAGAGCACCGGTGCGGTGATGGCCGCGATAACAAATTCGCGCAGCGTCCGCCCACGTGAGATTCGCGCCAAGAAGAGCCCAACAAAGGGGCCCCAGGCCATCCAGAAGGCCCAGAAGAAGAGGGTCCAACTGCCCATCCACGCGGCACCGTCGGCTTCATAGGCGAAGGTCGCCAGCGTGCGCTCGGGCAGCGTGAAGATGAAGCGGCCAATATTTTCGATCATCGCATTAAGCAGGAAGGCGGTATCGCCGGCGAAGAGGATGTAGACCATCATGGCTCCGGCGCACCACAAGTTGAGCTCGGAAATCAGCCTGATGCCCTTATCGATTCCCGAGACGCAGGCGGCAACGGTCATGATCACGGCGACCAGCACCAGCGCTATTTGCAGCGCCAGGCCTTCCTCGAAGCCGAAGAGCCAGGAGAAACCGACGTTGAGCAGCACCACGCCGATACCCATCGAGGTTGCCACCCCGAAGACGGTTCCCACGAGGGCAAAGATGTCAATGACATCCCCCGTCGCCCCACGCACCCGCTTGCCCAGCAAGGGATAGAGGACGGCTCGGATCGACAGCGGCATGCCCCAGCGGTAGGCGAAGTAGCCCATCGCCATGCCCAGCAGCGCGTAAAGGGACCAGCCGGCGATGCCGTAGTGGAACATCGTCCAGACCACGGCGTCTTGGGCGGCCGCGGCAGATTCGGGTGTCGCCGCTGGCGGGGTGATGTATTGGGTGATCGGTCCGGTCACCGAGTAGAAGAGCATATCGATCCCCACACCCGCGGCAAAAAGCATCGCGACCCAGGTGAAGAGGTTGTACTGCGGGCGGGAATGATCCGGCCCCAGTCGCACTCCGCCTTCCTTGGAGAAGGCCACCCAGAGGACAAAGAGGATGACGATGGTGATGGTCAAGACGTAGTACCAGCCGAGGTTGATCGCGATCCAGGTGACCACCGAGTGCATGGTGTTTTCTGCCTGCGTCGGCGCGAGCATGGCCCAGATGGAGAAGGCCAGCACGATGGCCGCGGAAATAATGAAGACGCGCCATCTGACCCGGGGGCCACTGTCCTCGGCCAGTTCGGCCGGGGCCTTGCTCAGCTCACTGCTGGAGATCGGAGCCCGATTCTCCTCGGAGCTCTTGGGCTTGGGGGGTTCGATCGCCCCGCTGCGCCCGCGTTTCACCATCGCCAAAAGATCTTCGTGTTTCGCTTTTTGTGCGTCGTCACCGTCGGTCACGTCATTCTCCTTCGCTCGGCACATTCGCATCACGGCCGCCCTCATCGGAGACCGCTAGCGCCCCGGCTGGCCCGCACATCGAGGTTCGAATGTGGGGTACGCCTGTTGCGTTTGCCTCCTCATCGTAGGCCCGGAGCCACGAAATCCGACAACTTTTGTGGTCACCGGGACCGCACCCGGTGCCCGCGCGGCAGCGGCGGATATCCGGCAACCAGTCGACTCAACTAAGATGAATTTCATGGCAAATTCTCCGAGCGGGGACTCGATGCTCGACCGCCTGGTGCGGATCTTAGACGCCTTTGACGCGCAAAATCCCACACTGACGGTCACTGCCTTGGCCCGCCGAGCCGATGTTCCGCGCGCGACCACGTACCGACTGCTGGAGAATCTGGTGTCCCACGGACTGTTGGCGCGCGATGCCGACGGGCAGGTGCGCCTCGGCTTGCGGTTGTGGGAATTGGCCAACCGCAGCGCCTCCACCCTCAACCTGCGACAGGCGGCACTTCCCTTCATGGAGGACATCAACCAGCTGCTGGGGCAAAACACCCAACTCGCGGTGCTGCACGAGGACGATGTGCTTGTCATCGAGCGCCTCTCCCGCCCCGGCTCCGTCATCAACCAGGCCAATGTTGCCGGGCGTATGCCGGTGCACCTGACCTCCATGGGCATGGCACTGCTGGCCTACTCCCCCACCAACGTGTTGGAGGGGTACATAGAACGCCATGGGGACACCATGCTGGCCCAACACCCGAAACTGCGCCATGAACTGGCCCAGATTCGTCGCAACGGATACGCAACCTTCGACGGATTCATCGACACCAGCACCACCGGAGCCGCCGTTCCGATCCTCGATGACCGTGGTTACGCATCGGCTGTTTTGTCCGTGGTGGTCCCCCTCGGATCCGACCTTTTGCCGGCGGCCGTCATGGCCTTGCGGACCGCGGCGCGCGGCATCGCTCGGGCGTTGGGCCCGGCCGCGGAAAACTGACCCTTGGGCCAATTCCCGTCGCCGAAGCGACGCGGGATCCTGACATATTCGACCAGCGCCTATTGTCCATGTGTCTCGGATATGCCTCCTACCGACCGTGACTGCCGGTGGTTTCGTGTGCGTGCATATCGGCTGAAACACCCGGAATGATGCCCTTTGGTGAGCGCATGAATCCAACAGCGATTGCCGCCACCAGCACCACAACACCCACGCCAAGATACAACTGTCCGGGCGTCCACGAGGCATCCAGCAGGGAGCCGGCCGCCAGCGGGGCGAGGATGGCACCGAAGCGCCCGATGCCGATGGCCCAACCAACTCCGGTGCCGCGGGTTTGCGGGGCATAAGAAGCAGGGGCCAACGTGTACAGACCGGCGATACAACCGTTGATGAGCATGCCCACCACAATGCCCATAACAAACGCGAGGGCCAGGATGCCCACGGCCGAAATAAACACCACCATGGTGATCGAGGAGAGCACCGTGAAGACGAGCAGCACCTTGCGCGCCTGCCACTTGGTGGTCAGCACCCCAAAGAGCAAGGATCCGAAGGTGCCACCCAGGGTGAGCATGAGACCACCGATCACACCCTGGCTTTCGCTCATGCCCGCGGTGACCAAAAGCTTCGGAGTCCAGCTGTTGACGAAGTAGAAGCCGAACATCGTGGCGAAAAATGCCACCCAAATCAGCGTGGTGGCGCGGCGATTGGACGG from Paeniglutamicibacter sp. Y32M11 encodes the following:
- the betT gene encoding choline BCCT transporter BetT; translation: MCRAKENDVTDGDDAQKAKHEDLLAMVKRGRSGAIEPPKPKSSEENRAPISSSELSKAPAELAEDSGPRVRWRVFIISAAIVLAFSIWAMLAPTQAENTMHSVVTWIAINLGWYYVLTITIVILFVLWVAFSKEGGVRLGPDHSRPQYNLFTWVAMLFAAGVGIDMLFYSVTGPITQYITPPAATPESAAAAQDAVVWTMFHYGIAGWSLYALLGMAMGYFAYRWGMPLSIRAVLYPLLGKRVRGATGDVIDIFALVGTVFGVATSMGIGVVLLNVGFSWLFGFEEGLALQIALVLVAVIMTVAACVSGIDKGIRLISELNLWCAGAMMVYILFAGDTAFLLNAMIENIGRFIFTLPERTLATFAYEADGAAWMGSWTLFFWAFWMAWGPFVGLFLARISRGRTLREFVIAAITAPVLCDFFIVSIFGNSAMREVLDGNSGFAQEAIDSPEHGWYALLEMFPGAPFLIGLATLSGLLFYLTSANSGAMVMSNFSSSIPDPSVDGAKWLRIFWALVTAVVTVAMLVAGGVTTMEYATLIFALPVTVIAYLVMASFAKVLRMERAEREGQVLRRRSVAAHGGAAPEKTWRQRLAHLRAYPSNKSVAQFVDKVVHPALAEVTREFTMLGYDSMLTSAPNAETGIDEHTLVVTMEGQRNFHYQVAAVEAPVPMFGARSMSREIDVYFRLEVFTLTGTEGYDLMGLSQQQVINDVLDRFEAHLSFLQYSSEHDLASTITPPPPATGTLPLVPEDPGPEGGKGSR
- a CDS encoding IclR family transcriptional regulator, which encodes MANSPSGDSMLDRLVRILDAFDAQNPTLTVTALARRADVPRATTYRLLENLVSHGLLARDADGQVRLGLRLWELANRSASTLNLRQAALPFMEDINQLLGQNTQLAVLHEDDVLVIERLSRPGSVINQANVAGRMPVHLTSMGMALLAYSPTNVLEGYIERHGDTMLAQHPKLRHELAQIRRNGYATFDGFIDTSTTGAAVPILDDRGYASAVLSVVVPLGSDLLPAAVMALRTAARGIARALGPAAEN
- a CDS encoding MFS transporter, translating into MLKLRLSADTVLLPEVDGRTPVRGVKGQQLTALFAPSNRRATTLIWVAFFATMFGFYFVNSWTPKLLVTAGMSESQGVIGGLMLTLGGTFGSLLFGVLTTKWQARKVLLVFTVLSSITMVVFISAVGILALAFVMGIVVGMLINGCIAGLYTLAPASYAPQTRGTGVGWAIGIGRFGAILAPLAAGSLLDASWTPGQLYLGVGVVVLVAAIAVGFMRSPKGIIPGVSADMHAHETTGSHGR